A single Cottoperca gobio chromosome 5, fCotGob3.1, whole genome shotgun sequence DNA region contains:
- the LOC115008305 gene encoding desmin — translation MRAASYSQKSLQVKGSSGRVRVQSPSPSRCRGSSYDSRGRSGNRSTAIELGTEIHQQHANEKEEMQELNVKFAGYIAKVQALEQRNAALHVELAALQSRYKGSPSGIGEEYELKFKEVRDLIEALTNEKGVADIERGYIEEEVEVWRLKLEEELALKEEAEMILSEFRQDVDGATLQKAELEKRIEQLVAEIEFLKKLHDEEVADLMKQIEDSKITAELDGDRPDLAAYLRSMRAEIESVAARNVQEAEKWYKSKFDTLKEHAGKHEGQMKTMKDEITTFHTQVTELQNQIDGLRSSNSALDQQLEEMDMSHMDKVETLEGVIAQLEAQLCETKLEMTKYLQDYQELLHIKLKLDAEIATYRKLLEGEENRLGIAKDV, via the coding sequence ATGAGGGCTGCATCTTACAGCCAGAAGAGCCTGCAGGTTAAAGGCTCCAGCGGCAGAGTAAGGGTTCAGAGCCCGTCACCTTCCCGGTGCCGTGGATCTTCGTATGACAGTCGCGGACGCTCCGGTAATCGCAGCACTGCCATCGAGTTGGGCACAGAGATACACCAGCAACATGCCAACGAGAAAGAGGAAATGCAGGAACTCAATGTCAAGTTTGCAGGATACATTGCAAAGGTCCAGGCACTAGAGCAGAGAAATGCTGCTCTTCATGTTGAGTTGGCTGCACTGCAGAGCCGCTACAAGGGAAGCCCGTCAGGTATCGGAGAAGAATACGAGCTCAAGTTTAAAGAGGTGCGGGACCTGATTGAGGCCCTGACTAATGAGAAGGGAGTAGCTGACATCGAACGTGGCTACATCGAAGAAGAGGTTGAAGTGTGGAGACTAAAGCTTGAGGAGGAGCTGGCACTgaaagaagaggcagagatgatCCTGAGTGAGTTTCGTCAAGATGTTGACGGTGCCACACTGCAGAAGGCTGAGCTGGAGAAGCGCATAGAGCAACTAGTGGCCGAGATAGAGTTCCTCAAGAAGCTGCATGATGAAGAGGTGGCTGACCTCATGAAGCAGATTGAGGACTCAAAGATTACCGCAGAGCTTGACGGAGATCGGCCTGACCTGGCTGCTTATCTGCGCAGCATGCGTGCAGAGATAGAATCTGTTGCCGCCCGCAACGTCCAGGAAGCTGAGAAGTGGTACAAGAGCAAGTTTGACACCCTCAAGGAGCATGCTGGCAAACACGAGGGCCAAATGAAGACCATGAAAGACGAAATCACGACCTTCCACACCCAAGTGACAGAGCTGCAGAACCAGATTGATGGACTGAGGTCTAGCAACTCAGCCCTGGATCAGCAGCTAGAGGAGATGGATATGTCCCACATGGATAAGGTGGAGACTCTCGAGGGTGTCATTGCTCAATTGGAGGCCCAGCTCTGCGAAACCAAACTGGAGATGACCAAGTATCTCCAAGACTACCAGGAACTGCTGCACATTAAGCTCAAGCTGGATGCGGAGATCGCCACCTACAGAAAGCTGCTGGAAGGAGAGGAAAATAGGCTTGGAATTGCCAAAGATGTCTAA